A single Desulfovibrio aminophilus DNA region contains:
- a CDS encoding hydrogenase maturation protease has product MDGGILVMGAGNPLMRDDGAGVLAVRALMAESWPEGVEFEDAGTFTQDFFHLLDRYSGVLILDVARFGGAPGEVRVLDGKDILAGSGPRVSLHELDLAESLRLARELGAPPRLRLVVMEPGDTGFGLEPTPEIRAALPRMIEAARGELRRLLDAGQP; this is encoded by the coding sequence ATGGATGGCGGAATCCTGGTGATGGGAGCGGGAAATCCGCTCATGCGCGACGACGGGGCGGGCGTGCTCGCGGTGCGCGCGCTCATGGCCGAGTCCTGGCCCGAAGGCGTGGAGTTCGAGGACGCCGGGACCTTCACCCAGGACTTCTTTCATCTCCTGGATCGCTATTCCGGCGTGCTCATCCTGGACGTGGCCCGCTTCGGAGGCGCGCCCGGCGAGGTGCGCGTGCTGGACGGGAAGGACATCCTGGCCGGAAGCGGGCCCCGGGTGTCGCTGCACGAGCTGGACCTGGCGGAGTCGCTCCGCCTGGCGCGGGAACTGGGCGCGCCGCCCCGGCTGCGGCTGGTGGTCATGGAGCCCGGGGACACCGGCTTCGGCCTGGAGCCCACACCGGAGATACGGGCGGCTCTGCCCCGGATGATCGAGGCCGCCCGAGGCGAACTGCGCCGTCTTCTGGACGCCGGTCAGCCCTGA
- a CDS encoding CBS domain-containing protein encodes MLTVADIMTKSVYSLRETDTLLSARALMKLQRIRHIPIVTKDTMFIGLLTHRDLLSATVSQLAEVDPETQDEIDAGIPIKEIMRTDLKTVEPGTTVRSAAEILLNHKYGCLPVVDKGRLVGILTEADFLKLTISLMEALEEKSQG; translated from the coding sequence ATGCTCACCGTCGCCGACATCATGACCAAGTCCGTCTACTCCCTGCGCGAGACCGACACCCTGCTCTCGGCCCGGGCCCTGATGAAGCTCCAGCGCATCCGCCACATCCCCATCGTGACCAAGGACACCATGTTCATCGGCCTGCTGACCCACCGGGACCTGCTCTCGGCCACGGTCTCCCAACTGGCCGAAGTGGACCCGGAGACCCAGGACGAGATCGACGCCGGCATCCCCATCAAGGAGATCATGCGCACGGACCTGAAGACCGTGGAGCCCGGCACCACGGTGAGGTCCGCGGCCGAAATCCTGCTCAACCACAAGTACGGCTGCCTGCCCGTGGTGGACAAGGGGCGGCTGGTGGGCATCCTCACCGAGGCCGACTTCCTCAAGCTGACCATCAGCCTCATGGAGGCGCTGGAAGAAAAGTCTCAGGGCTGA
- a CDS encoding protein-L-isoaspartate(D-aspartate) O-methyltransferase yields MVREQIEARGVRDPGVLEAMRQVPRHLFVEPALVPKAYMDAPLPIGEGQTISQPYIVALMTELLQVKPGMKILEIGTGSGYQAAVLAQLGATVYTVERIKPLFFAARKRFMDMRLFSIKPKLDDGTLGWPEEAPFDGVLVTAGGPQVPPPLVDQLADPGRLVIPVGEGRRDQKLILVEKSGGRVATTDMGGVAFVDLVGAHGWGA; encoded by the coding sequence ATGGTGCGCGAGCAGATCGAGGCCCGGGGCGTGCGCGACCCGGGCGTGCTCGAGGCCATGCGCCAGGTGCCGCGCCATCTCTTCGTGGAGCCCGCGCTGGTGCCCAAGGCCTACATGGACGCCCCCCTGCCCATCGGCGAGGGCCAGACCATCTCCCAGCCCTACATCGTGGCCCTGATGACCGAGCTGCTCCAGGTCAAGCCGGGGATGAAGATTCTGGAGATCGGCACGGGATCGGGCTACCAGGCCGCGGTCCTGGCCCAGCTGGGGGCCACGGTCTACACCGTGGAGCGCATCAAGCCGCTGTTCTTCGCGGCCCGCAAGCGCTTCATGGACATGCGGCTGTTCAGCATCAAGCCCAAGCTGGACGACGGCACCCTGGGCTGGCCCGAGGAGGCCCCGTTCGACGGCGTGCTGGTCACGGCGGGCGGCCCCCAGGTGCCGCCGCCCCTGGTGGACCAGCTGGCCGATCCGGGCCGTCTGGTGATCCCCGTGGGCGAGGGCCGGCGCGACCAGAAGCTCATCCTGGTGGAGAAAAGCGGGGGCCGCGTGGCCACCACGGACATGGGCGGCGTGGCCTTCGTGGACCTCGTGGGCGCTCATGGTTGGGGCGCCTGA
- a CDS encoding Mrp/NBP35 family ATP-binding protein — translation MTQSCGSCSSGSKGGEKTDPKLALQNELISSTLARIKYKLFVMSGKGGVGKSSVAVNIAAALAAKGYKVGLMDVDIHGPSVPRLLGLHGQLDVDRGSLILPKRHGDNLHVVSMESLLQDPDQAVLWRGPMKTSAIRQFISDVQWGDLDFLVVDSPPGTGDEPMTVLRTIPEALCVVVTTPQEVSLADVRKAINFLQYAQANILGVVENMSGLICPHCGKGIDLFKKGGGRELAEQYGLEFLGAVPLDPATVVAGDRGVPVVLLEEDTPAKRALLELGDNVARAAHDSLEAASTIHK, via the coding sequence ATGACCCAATCCTGCGGCAGCTGCTCTTCCGGTTCCAAGGGCGGCGAAAAGACCGACCCGAAGCTGGCGCTTCAGAACGAACTCATCAGCTCCACCCTGGCGCGCATCAAGTACAAGCTCTTCGTCATGAGCGGCAAGGGCGGCGTGGGCAAGAGCTCCGTGGCCGTGAACATCGCCGCGGCCCTGGCGGCCAAGGGCTACAAGGTCGGGCTCATGGACGTGGACATCCACGGCCCCAGCGTGCCCCGGCTCCTGGGCCTGCACGGCCAGCTGGACGTGGATCGGGGCAGCCTGATCCTGCCCAAGCGCCACGGCGACAACCTGCATGTGGTCTCCATGGAGTCCCTGCTCCAGGACCCGGACCAGGCCGTGCTCTGGCGCGGTCCCATGAAGACCTCGGCCATCCGGCAGTTCATCTCCGACGTGCAGTGGGGCGACCTGGACTTCCTGGTGGTGGACTCCCCTCCGGGCACCGGCGACGAGCCCATGACCGTGCTGCGGACCATCCCCGAGGCCCTCTGCGTGGTGGTCACCACGCCCCAGGAGGTCTCCCTGGCCGACGTGCGCAAGGCCATCAACTTCCTCCAGTACGCCCAGGCCAACATCCTCGGCGTGGTGGAGAACATGAGCGGCCTGATCTGCCCGCACTGCGGCAAGGGCATCGACCTGTTCAAGAAGGGCGGCGGCCGCGAGCTGGCCGAGCAGTACGGCCTGGAGTTCCTGGGCGCCGTGCCCCTGGACCCCGCCACTGTGGTGGCCGGTGACCGGGGCGTGCCCGTGGTGCTTCTGGAGGAGGACACCCCGGCCAAGCGTGCCCTGCTGGAACTGGGCGACAACGTGGCCCGGGCCGCGCACGACAGCCTGGAAGCGGCCTCCACGATCCACAAATAG
- the pgsA gene encoding CDP-diacylglycerol--glycerol-3-phosphate 3-phosphatidyltransferase, with product MSQFNLANSLTMARIVAVPVMVFLLYFPNPFICWVAALFFVAASVTDIFDGIVARRQGRITTLGKFLDPLADKLLISSVLVMLVRLEWAPAWVAVLIICRELAVTGMRAVAAEKGEVIAADRFGKLKTITQIVALTPLILHYPVFGLDSAAIGTILLYIALLLTLFSGGNYLYNFYKNWLLSE from the coding sequence ATGAGCCAGTTCAACTTGGCGAATTCCCTGACCATGGCGCGGATCGTGGCCGTGCCGGTCATGGTCTTTCTGCTCTACTTCCCCAATCCGTTCATCTGCTGGGTGGCGGCGCTGTTCTTCGTGGCCGCCTCGGTGACGGACATCTTCGACGGCATCGTGGCCCGCCGCCAGGGGCGCATCACCACCCTGGGCAAGTTCCTGGACCCCCTGGCCGACAAGCTGCTCATCAGCTCGGTGCTGGTCATGCTCGTGCGCCTGGAGTGGGCCCCGGCCTGGGTGGCGGTGCTCATCATCTGCCGCGAACTGGCCGTGACCGGGATGCGGGCCGTGGCGGCGGAGAAGGGCGAGGTCATCGCGGCGGACCGCTTCGGCAAGCTGAAGACCATCACCCAGATCGTGGCCCTGACCCCGCTCATCCTGCACTACCCCGTGTTCGGGCTGGATTCCGCGGCCATCGGCACGATCCTCTTGTATATCGCGCTGTTGCTGACGCTTTTCTCGGGCGGGAATTATCTGTACAATTTCTATAAAAACTGGTTACTATCCGAATAG
- a CDS encoding septum formation initiator family protein, protein MLARRFLVGFLILLNLFLFFRLIWSDQGLFAYMTLRNRYEQLQAQIDEADRKNLDLSQDIRRLKSDRSYQEKVIRERLKYVKDNEILYLLPGESDKPLGDGADDKKD, encoded by the coding sequence ATGCTGGCGCGTCGCTTTCTGGTCGGTTTCCTCATCCTCCTGAACCTCTTCCTCTTTTTTCGGCTCATTTGGAGCGACCAGGGGTTGTTCGCCTACATGACGCTCAGGAACCGCTACGAACAGCTCCAGGCCCAGATCGACGAGGCGGACAGGAAGAACCTGGACCTGAGCCAGGACATCCGGCGGCTCAAGTCGGACCGGTCCTATCAGGAAAAGGTCATCAGGGAGCGGCTCAAGTACGTCAAGGACAACGAGATCCTATACCTCCTGCCCGGAGAGTCCGATAAACCCCTGGGGGATGGCGCGGATGACAAAAAAGATTGA
- a CDS encoding tetratricopeptide repeat protein: MTKKIEWYQEVLSLEPGSKVFFALAKLFVETGQLEAAVNTLRQGLDRHPDFLEARLLLAQVLVRLERPGEAALAIEPVTRALRVYPDFWRLWAQSVVDVQRDFAVFLMLVASHFTEKPVQWMDVVLEGVNSLSTRLVGPPPPPAEPAQDRPAPAAPRARAVVPGEAPAAEEALRFPGAGSLRTRTMADLLASQGDYSGALAIYKELWMGAQPGFERDDLAGRIEKMETELREGGPASRPDMEAEDAFSRHAKNRLIGTLEALAARFEARVRA; the protein is encoded by the coding sequence ATGACAAAAAAGATTGAGTGGTACCAGGAAGTCCTCTCGCTGGAGCCGGGTTCCAAGGTCTTTTTCGCCCTGGCCAAGCTCTTCGTCGAGACGGGACAGCTGGAAGCGGCAGTGAACACCCTGCGCCAGGGCTTGGACCGCCACCCCGACTTCCTGGAGGCCCGGCTGCTGCTGGCCCAGGTGCTCGTCCGCCTGGAGCGCCCGGGCGAGGCCGCCCTGGCCATCGAGCCCGTGACCAGGGCCCTGCGGGTCTACCCTGATTTCTGGCGGCTCTGGGCCCAGAGCGTGGTGGACGTCCAGCGCGACTTCGCGGTCTTCCTCATGCTCGTGGCCTCGCACTTCACCGAGAAGCCGGTGCAGTGGATGGACGTGGTCCTGGAGGGCGTGAACTCCCTGTCCACCCGCCTGGTGGGCCCGCCCCCGCCGCCCGCCGAGCCCGCCCAGGACCGGCCCGCCCCGGCCGCGCCCCGGGCCCGCGCCGTCGTCCCCGGCGAGGCCCCGGCGGCCGAGGAGGCCCTTCGGTTCCCGGGCGCGGGCAGCCTGCGCACGCGGACCATGGCCGACCTGCTGGCCTCCCAGGGCGACTATTCCGGAGCCCTGGCCATTTACAAGGAACTTTGGATGGGCGCCCAGCCGGGCTTCGAGCGCGACGACCTGGCCGGGCGCATTGAAAAGATGGAGACGGAGCTGCGCGAGGGCGGTCCGGCGTCGCGGCCGGACATGGAGGCGGAGGACGCCTTCAGCCGCCACGCCAAGAACCGGCTCATCGGCACGCTGGAAGCCCTGGCCGCCCGCTTCGAGGCGCGCGTCCGGGCCTGA
- the fbp gene encoding class 1 fructose-bisphosphatase, with product MAPQITVTEHLLLHQKRTPTATGRFTRLFNEIILSAKIISREVTKAGLVDVLGFTGDTNVQGEEVRKLDEYANRVLIHRLSRCGVLCAMASEENADVIEIAAGLPVGEYILIFDPLDGSSNIDANVSIGTIFSILRRKTPVEGPLLSSDVLQRGAEQVAAGYIVYGSSTMLVFTTGDGVHGFTLDPGVGEFLLSHPNIRIPEQGRIYSVNEGYQNYWDAPTRQVMEYFKNSEGARRKPYSLRYIGSLVADFHRNLLYGGVFLYPADGRDPKKPGGKLRLMCEANPLAMVVEQAGGLATDGVRRILDIEPEHLHQRVPLVIGSRDDVLKIKEIYESGS from the coding sequence ATGGCTCCCCAGATCACCGTCACCGAACACCTCCTGCTGCATCAGAAGAGAACCCCCACGGCCACCGGCCGCTTCACCCGGCTGTTCAACGAGATCATCCTCTCGGCCAAGATCATCTCCCGCGAGGTGACCAAGGCCGGGCTGGTGGACGTTCTCGGCTTCACCGGCGACACCAACGTCCAGGGCGAGGAGGTCCGCAAGCTCGACGAGTACGCCAACCGCGTGCTCATCCACCGCCTGTCCCGCTGCGGCGTGCTCTGCGCCATGGCCTCGGAGGAGAACGCGGACGTCATCGAGATCGCCGCCGGACTGCCCGTGGGCGAGTACATCCTCATCTTCGATCCCCTGGACGGCTCCTCGAACATCGACGCCAACGTGAGCATCGGCACCATCTTCTCCATCCTGCGCCGCAAGACCCCGGTGGAGGGGCCGCTGCTCTCCAGCGACGTGCTCCAGAGGGGCGCGGAGCAGGTGGCCGCCGGGTACATCGTCTACGGCTCCTCGACCATGCTCGTGTTCACCACCGGCGACGGCGTGCACGGCTTCACCCTGGATCCGGGCGTGGGCGAGTTCCTGCTCTCCCATCCGAACATCCGCATCCCGGAGCAGGGCCGGATCTATTCCGTGAATGAGGGCTACCAGAACTACTGGGACGCGCCCACCCGCCAGGTCATGGAGTATTTCAAGAACTCCGAGGGCGCGCGCCGCAAGCCCTACAGCCTGCGCTACATCGGCTCCCTGGTGGCCGATTTCCACCGCAACCTGCTCTACGGCGGCGTGTTCCTCTATCCGGCGGACGGCCGCGACCCCAAGAAGCCCGGCGGCAAGCTGCGGCTCATGTGCGAGGCCAACCCCCTGGCCATGGTGGTGGAGCAGGCAGGCGGCCTGGCCACCGACGGGGTGCGCCGCATCCTGGACATCGAGCCCGAGCACCTGCATCAGCGCGTGCCCCTGGTCATCGGGTCGCGCGACGACGTGCTCAAGATCAAGGAAATCTACGAGTCCGGTTCCTGA
- the tsaD gene encoding tRNA (adenosine(37)-N6)-threonylcarbamoyltransferase complex transferase subunit TsaD, with protein sequence MLCLGIESSCDETAVAVVSEGGLLSERLASQADMHALFGGVVPEIAAREHLSVLPVLCREALAAAGAAPGDLDGVAVARGPGLLGSLLVGLSFAKGFCLGTGARLVGVNHLHAHLLAPGLEREMLFPALGLLVSGGHTHLYRMDSPGSFRLLGRTLDDAAGEAFDKVAKRLNFPYPGGRFLDELAQEAEPDHGLFPRAYIDNDNLDFSFSGLKTAVVTHVDAHPGLRAERMAGAGEPWGRGVDRAALARVCASFNWAVSDTLRIKAERALDRERGIRALVVAGGVAANSGIRAAMRDLARRRGLELFLPSPRFCTDNAAMVAHAGFLALSLGRRHGLDLEAVPRGRAVPEDWLQGAD encoded by the coding sequence ATGCTCTGCCTCGGCATCGAATCCTCCTGCGACGAGACGGCCGTGGCCGTGGTCTCGGAGGGCGGACTGTTGTCCGAGCGCCTGGCCTCCCAGGCCGACATGCACGCCCTGTTCGGCGGGGTGGTGCCCGAGATCGCGGCCCGGGAGCACCTGAGCGTGCTGCCCGTGCTCTGCCGCGAGGCCCTGGCCGCCGCCGGGGCCGCCCCCGGCGACCTGGACGGCGTGGCCGTGGCCCGTGGCCCGGGCCTGCTCGGCAGCCTCCTGGTGGGCCTGTCCTTCGCCAAGGGCTTCTGCCTCGGCACGGGTGCGCGGCTCGTGGGCGTGAACCACCTGCACGCCCATCTCCTGGCCCCCGGGCTGGAGCGCGAGATGCTCTTCCCGGCCTTGGGCCTGCTCGTTTCCGGCGGGCACACCCACCTCTACCGCATGGACTCGCCGGGCTCGTTCCGGCTCCTGGGGCGGACCCTGGACGACGCGGCCGGGGAGGCCTTCGACAAGGTGGCCAAGCGGCTCAATTTCCCCTATCCAGGCGGTCGCTTTCTGGATGAGCTGGCCCAGGAGGCCGAGCCGGATCACGGCCTCTTTCCGCGCGCCTACATCGACAACGACAACCTGGACTTCAGCTTCAGCGGCCTGAAGACCGCCGTGGTCACCCACGTGGACGCCCATCCGGGCCTGCGCGCCGAGCGCATGGCCGGGGCCGGGGAGCCCTGGGGCCGGGGCGTGGACCGCGCGGCCCTGGCGCGGGTCTGCGCCTCCTTCAACTGGGCCGTATCTGATACCCTGCGCATCAAGGCCGAACGGGCCCTGGACCGCGAGCGGGGCATCCGGGCCCTGGTTGTGGCCGGGGGCGTGGCCGCCAATTCCGGCATCCGGGCGGCCATGCGTGATCTGGCCCGTCGACGGGGGCTGGAGCTGTTCCTGCCGAGCCCCAGGTTCTGCACGGACAACGCCGCCATGGTGGCCCACGCCGGGTTCCTGGCCTTGTCCCTGGGCCGCCGCCACGGCCTGGACCTGGAGGCCGTGCCCAGGGGCCGCGCCGTGCCCGAGGACTGGCTCCAGGGCGCGGACTGA
- the trxA gene encoding thioredoxin, whose translation MAIQVTDANFQDEVLKCDLPVLVDFWAPWCGPCRAMGPVIDELAGEYTGQVKICKMNVDENSATPSKYGIRAIPTLILFKGGEVLDQTTGAVSKSSIKEMLAKKALG comes from the coding sequence ATGGCGATTCAGGTGACCGACGCCAACTTCCAGGACGAAGTGCTGAAGTGCGATCTGCCCGTGCTGGTGGACTTCTGGGCGCCCTGGTGCGGCCCCTGCCGGGCCATGGGGCCGGTGATCGATGAGCTGGCCGGCGAATACACGGGACAGGTCAAGATCTGCAAGATGAACGTGGATGAGAATTCGGCCACTCCGAGCAAGTACGGCATCCGCGCCATCCCGACCCTGATCCTGTTCAAGGGCGGCGAGGTGCTGGACCAGACCACCGGCGCCGTGTCCAAGAGCAGCATCAAGGAAATGCTCGCCAAGAAGGCCCTGGGCTGA
- the trxB gene encoding thioredoxin-disulfide reductase: protein MKNYDAVVIGGGPAGMTAALYLLRAGASVALVEKLSPGGQILMTSEIENYPGFPKGIKGYELADLMAEQVGVHPHDTLNDEVREIRSEGKRHQILVGSDWIEAKAVILCSGARYRKLGVPGEEAFIGRGVSYCALCDGNFFRDRVVAVVGGGNSALEEALYLSRLVKKLHLIHRRDEFRGCKCYQDKCLTHPKMTVHTSSVVQEIAGDSEVRAVQVKNLKSGEVGEIPVDGVFIFVGFEPVIDFVPAAVARDKHGLITDLEMRTNVPGIFAAGDIRSKNCRQVATAVGDGATAATAAFAYLEQLDA from the coding sequence ATGAAGAATTACGACGCCGTCGTCATCGGGGGCGGTCCGGCAGGCATGACGGCCGCCCTTTATCTTTTGCGGGCCGGGGCCTCGGTGGCCCTGGTGGAGAAGCTCTCGCCCGGCGGCCAGATCCTGATGACCTCGGAAATCGAGAACTACCCCGGTTTCCCCAAGGGCATCAAGGGCTATGAGCTGGCGGACCTGATGGCCGAGCAGGTGGGCGTCCATCCCCACGACACCCTCAACGACGAGGTGCGCGAGATCCGCTCCGAGGGCAAGCGCCACCAGATCCTGGTGGGCTCCGACTGGATCGAGGCCAAGGCCGTGATCCTGTGCTCAGGGGCGCGCTACCGCAAGCTCGGGGTGCCCGGCGAGGAGGCCTTCATCGGCCGGGGCGTGTCCTACTGCGCCCTGTGCGACGGCAACTTCTTCCGCGACCGCGTGGTGGCCGTGGTGGGCGGCGGCAACTCGGCCCTGGAGGAGGCGCTCTACCTCTCCCGGCTGGTCAAGAAGCTCCACCTCATCCACCGCCGCGACGAGTTCCGCGGCTGCAAGTGCTACCAGGACAAGTGCCTGACCCATCCCAAGATGACCGTGCACACGAGTTCCGTGGTCCAGGAGATCGCGGGCGACTCCGAGGTGCGCGCGGTCCAGGTCAAGAACCTGAAGAGCGGCGAGGTGGGCGAGATTCCCGTGGACGGCGTGTTCATCTTCGTGGGCTTCGAGCCGGTGATCGACTTCGTGCCCGCGGCGGTTGCCCGCGACAAGCACGGCCTCATCACGGACCTCGAGATGCGCACCAACGTGCCGGGCATCTTCGCGGCCGGCGACATCCGCTCCAAGAACTGCCGCCAGGTGGCCACCGCCGTGGGCGACGGCGCCACCGCGGCCACCGCGGCCTTCGCCTATCTGGAACAACTCGATGCGTAG
- a CDS encoding outer membrane protein assembly factor BamD, whose amino-acid sequence MRRRLFVPALFLLLLAFQGCGLIDYYFLPKPEDTAQELFEAGMDAMQEKKYGDAAEYFSKLKDQFPFSPFTLKAEVSLGDAYFLDEKYPEAVNAYKEFESLHPRHEDTPYVLFQIGLSNFNLFKSFDRRMSPIEEALEYFQRVRESYPNSKYAKPAADYVVQCRRKLAEHELYIADFFWRTDQYGPAWNRYRYVVENFQDQPDLRDYARRRAEYAYYEYQKTLTQEERERIEGGWKQWLKKWL is encoded by the coding sequence ATGCGTAGACGGCTGTTCGTTCCGGCCCTGTTCCTCCTGCTCCTGGCCTTCCAGGGCTGCGGACTGATCGACTATTACTTCCTGCCCAAGCCCGAGGACACGGCCCAGGAGCTGTTCGAGGCGGGCATGGACGCCATGCAGGAGAAGAAATACGGCGACGCCGCCGAGTACTTCTCCAAGCTCAAGGACCAGTTTCCCTTCAGCCCCTTCACGCTGAAGGCCGAGGTGTCCCTGGGCGACGCCTACTTCCTGGACGAGAAGTACCCCGAGGCGGTGAACGCCTACAAGGAATTCGAGTCCCTGCACCCGCGCCACGAGGACACGCCCTATGTCCTGTTCCAGATCGGGCTGTCCAACTTCAACCTCTTCAAGTCCTTCGACCGGCGCATGTCGCCCATCGAAGAGGCCCTGGAATACTTCCAGCGCGTGCGCGAGTCCTACCCGAACTCCAAGTACGCCAAGCCGGCCGCCGACTATGTGGTCCAGTGCCGCCGCAAGCTGGCCGAGCACGAGCTGTACATCGCCGACTTCTTCTGGCGCACGGACCAGTACGGCCCGGCCTGGAACCGCTACCGCTACGTGGTGGAGAACTTCCAGGACCAGCCGGACTTGCGGGATTACGCCCGGCGCCGGGCGGAATACGCCTACTACGAATACCAGAAGACCCTGACCCAGGAAGAGCGCGAACGCATCGAGGGCGGCTGGAAGCAATGGCTCAAGAAGTGGCTTTGA
- the fusA gene encoding elongation factor G: MSKKKPSGKYLSTLRNIGIIAHIDAGKTTLTERILYYSGRIHRIGEVHEGTATMDYMPEEQERGITITSAVTTCPWRDCLVNIIDTPGHVDFTIEVERSLRVLDGAVGVFCGVSGVQPQSETVWRQSEHYRVPKIAFVNKLDRPGADFAAVLESIAARLRARPLALAVPDGEGPELRGIFDLIEEKRLVFDQAEQGAEFAVFDWTDEERARLAPWREKVLEAAAEEADDLMERYLSGEDLAPGEIRAALRKATLGMRLVPVLAGSALKNIGVQPVMDAICHYLPGPAEVPPAEGLDPATKSRKSFPVSPDAPLSALAFKVSLDSGRKLVLMRLYSGMLQAGDTIYNSTRGVRERVARLFKLHAGRKEQVEQALAGEIVAAAGMKDARTGDTLCLESDPLVLERIADYRPVISVAIEPRNSEESGKLEEVLEKYLMEDPTLAVKHDEETGQVVLSGMGELHLEVILERMSREFGLAPRSGKPQVVYQETVGGRAEAFEEFHRELGEVMHYGGVRLSVEPLARDAGRDVVLEVDAQTCPAAWLEAVAEGVSDGLQSGVVKGYPVQDVRVRVLELVRREGESSPAGFRMAAAMALKKALAAAKPVLLEPIMWIEIGVPDDFVGEVVGLLGAKGAKIENLFDRAGQKVVQALAPLSPLFGFSTDLRSATQGRAGFVMKFSRFDVLG, encoded by the coding sequence GTGAGCAAGAAGAAGCCTTCCGGCAAGTATCTGTCCACTCTGCGCAACATCGGCATCATCGCCCACATCGACGCGGGCAAGACCACGCTGACGGAGCGCATCCTCTACTACTCCGGCCGCATCCACCGCATCGGCGAGGTCCATGAGGGCACGGCCACCATGGACTACATGCCCGAGGAGCAGGAACGCGGCATCACCATCACCTCGGCCGTGACCACCTGCCCCTGGCGGGACTGCCTGGTGAACATCATCGACACCCCGGGCCATGTGGATTTCACCATCGAGGTGGAGCGCTCCCTGCGCGTGCTCGACGGGGCCGTGGGCGTGTTCTGCGGCGTCTCCGGGGTGCAGCCCCAGTCCGAGACGGTCTGGCGGCAGAGCGAGCACTACCGCGTGCCCAAGATCGCCTTCGTGAACAAGCTGGATCGGCCCGGCGCGGACTTCGCCGCCGTGCTGGAGTCCATCGCCGCGCGGTTGCGGGCCCGGCCCCTGGCCCTGGCCGTGCCCGACGGCGAAGGCCCGGAACTGCGGGGCATCTTCGACCTCATCGAGGAGAAGCGGCTGGTCTTCGACCAGGCCGAGCAAGGCGCGGAGTTCGCTGTGTTCGACTGGACGGACGAGGAACGCGCGCGTCTGGCGCCCTGGCGCGAGAAGGTCCTGGAGGCCGCCGCCGAGGAGGCCGACGACCTGATGGAGCGCTACCTCTCCGGCGAGGACCTGGCTCCCGGGGAAATCCGCGCGGCCCTGCGCAAGGCCACCCTGGGCATGCGCCTGGTGCCCGTGCTGGCCGGTTCGGCGCTCAAGAACATCGGCGTGCAGCCGGTCATGGACGCCATCTGCCACTACCTGCCCGGCCCGGCCGAGGTGCCCCCGGCCGAGGGCCTCGACCCCGCCACCAAGTCCAGGAAGTCTTTCCCCGTCTCCCCGGACGCCCCGCTGTCGGCCCTGGCCTTCAAGGTCAGCCTCGACTCCGGCCGCAAACTCGTGCTCATGCGGCTCTATTCCGGCATGCTCCAGGCCGGGGACACGATCTACAACTCCACCCGGGGCGTGCGCGAGCGCGTGGCCCGGCTGTTCAAGCTCCACGCCGGGCGCAAGGAGCAGGTGGAGCAGGCCCTGGCGGGCGAGATCGTGGCCGCCGCCGGCATGAAGGACGCGCGCACCGGCGACACGCTCTGCCTGGAGTCCGATCCCCTGGTCCTGGAGCGCATCGCGGACTACAGGCCGGTGATCTCCGTGGCCATCGAGCCGCGCAACTCCGAGGAGTCCGGCAAGCTGGAAGAGGTGCTGGAGAAGTACCTCATGGAGGATCCCACGCTGGCGGTGAAGCACGACGAGGAGACCGGCCAGGTGGTCCTCTCGGGCATGGGCGAACTGCACCTGGAGGTCATCCTGGAGCGCATGTCCCGGGAGTTCGGCCTCGCGCCGCGTTCGGGCAAGCCCCAGGTGGTCTATCAGGAAACCGTGGGCGGCCGGGCCGAGGCCTTCGAGGAATTCCACCGCGAACTGGGCGAGGTCATGCATTACGGCGGCGTCCGACTCTCGGTCGAACCCCTGGCCCGGGACGCGGGCCGGGACGTGGTCCTGGAGGTGGACGCCCAGACCTGTCCGGCGGCCTGGCTGGAGGCCGTGGCCGAGGGGGTTTCCGACGGCCTGCAGAGCGGCGTGGTCAAGGGCTACCCGGTGCAGGACGTGCGCGTGCGCGTGCTCGAGCTGGTCCGCCGGGAGGGCGAGTCCAGCCCGGCCGGGTTCCGCATGGCCGCCGCCATGGCGCTCAAGAAGGCCCTGGCCGCCGCCAAGCCGGTGCTTCTGGAGCCCATCATGTGGATCGAGATCGGCGTGCCCGACGATTTCGTGGGCGAGGTGGTCGGCCTGCTGGGGGCCAAGGGGGCCAAGATCGAGAACCTGTTCGACCGGGCCGGACAGAAGGTGGTCCAGGCCCTGGCGCCGCTGTCGCCGCTCTTCGGCTTCTCCACGGACCTGCGTTCCGCCACCCAGGGCCGCGCGGGATTCGTCATGAAATTCTCCCGGTTCGACGTCCTGGGTTAG